The Xiphophorus couchianus chromosome 14, X_couchianus-1.0, whole genome shotgun sequence genome includes a region encoding these proteins:
- the badb gene encoding BCL2 associated agonist of cell death b isoform X2, with protein MDTKFTISDGESDPSEDVEERGDLQLMQEKEKPLSQRHTLTLPELRSTSRVRLNSESIASTISREVELQARGEEEVGTPTEGFPFRGRSLSAPPSLWAAKKYGRQLRRMSDEFVNLLDKGEMRNVSSDGSNRPIHHSRSWWSYLFSHQETEGENNHHENHASRTE; from the exons ATGGACACAAAATTTACAATTTCAGACGGTGAGTCGGACCCATCGGAAGACGTAGAGGAAAGAGGAGACTTGCAGCTAATGCAAGAAAAGGAGAAGCCGCTCAGTCAACGCCACACCCTCACGCTTCCTGAGCTCCGATCTACAA GTCGGGTGAGACTGAACTCGGAGTCCATCGCTTCCACCATCTCCAGAGAGGTGGAGCTGCAGGCCAGGGGGGAAGAGGAGGTCGGGACCCCCACTGAGGGCTTTCCATTCAGGGGCCGATCTTTATCAGCTCCTCCCTCCCTGTGGGCTGCCAAGAAGTACGGCCGGCAGCTTCGGAGGATGAGCGATGAGTTTGTCAACCTGCTTGATAAAGGG GAAATGAGGAATGTGAGCAGTGATGGGTCGAACAGACCGATTCACCACTCCAGGAGCTGGTGGAGCTACCTCTTCAGTCACCAggagacagagggagagaaCAACCACCACGAAAACCACGCCTCCCGCACCGAGTAG
- the badb gene encoding BCL2 associated agonist of cell death b isoform X1, giving the protein MDTKFTISDGESDPSEDVEERGDLQLMQEKEKPLSQRHTLTLPELRSTTGRVRLNSESIASTISREVELQARGEEEVGTPTEGFPFRGRSLSAPPSLWAAKKYGRQLRRMSDEFVNLLDKGEMRNVSSDGSNRPIHHSRSWWSYLFSHQETEGENNHHENHASRTE; this is encoded by the exons ATGGACACAAAATTTACAATTTCAGACGGTGAGTCGGACCCATCGGAAGACGTAGAGGAAAGAGGAGACTTGCAGCTAATGCAAGAAAAGGAGAAGCCGCTCAGTCAACGCCACACCCTCACGCTTCCTGAGCTCCGATCTACAA CAGGTCGGGTGAGACTGAACTCGGAGTCCATCGCTTCCACCATCTCCAGAGAGGTGGAGCTGCAGGCCAGGGGGGAAGAGGAGGTCGGGACCCCCACTGAGGGCTTTCCATTCAGGGGCCGATCTTTATCAGCTCCTCCCTCCCTGTGGGCTGCCAAGAAGTACGGCCGGCAGCTTCGGAGGATGAGCGATGAGTTTGTCAACCTGCTTGATAAAGGG GAAATGAGGAATGTGAGCAGTGATGGGTCGAACAGACCGATTCACCACTCCAGGAGCTGGTGGAGCTACCTCTTCAGTCACCAggagacagagggagagaaCAACCACCACGAAAACCACGCCTCCCGCACCGAGTAG